Sequence from the Methanobrevibacter arboriphilus genome:
TATTGGAAGGTTTCGGTGGAATTATAAGGTAAAAATAATTATTTACTATGATATTTTTCTTAGTATTATATCAAAAGATATTAATAATTTTTAATTTCTCAATCAATACTTCATTAGCCTTTTTTATTATATTTATCTATTTTAAAACTATTTTTAAATAGAAATATTTATATATAACAATTATTATATTAAATTATAAAATATTAATATTATAATATAATGTATTATTTTTATAAATACTTTTTATAAATACTTTTTAGAAATAAATTAATTTTTAAAGTGGTGAAAGAGAAATGAGTTTTCAAAAAGAAAATAAAAAGCGAATGTTCTTTATGTTATTGTTAGGAATTATGGCTTTTTTAAGTATTAGTATGATTGGAACAAATTATGCTAGTGATATTAAACAAGTAAATAATAACTTTATTATTAAAGGAGATAGTGGCAATTTAAGTAGTGAAAAAACTTATCATGGAATTATTACAATCGATAACAATGGAAAATATCATCTGATTGATAATACTAATGTTATAACAACAGATAATAATTATGATTGTGGATCAGTAGCTGTTGCAAATGTATTAAAAAATAAAGGGAAAAATATTTCTGTTAAAAAATTATCAAATATTGCAAAAACAAACAAAAGTGGAACAAATGCATATAATCTAATTAGAGCTATTAAAAAAAATAATTTTTACTGTGAAGGGCTATACATACCCTACAATAAATTAAAAAAGAACAATATAGCACTTCTTAAAAATAATGGAAGTGGACATTATGTAGTTATAAGAGGAATAAAAAATGGGAAAATTTATATAATCGATTCATCAAGAGGAAAAACATATTTATCTCTAAAAAACTTTAAATCATATTATACAGGAATAAGCTTAGTTATAACAAAAAATAAATATAATAAACAGTTTATAGAAAATAAAAAAGTATTAAAAAATAAACTTTTAAAATTTAATGGTGGGGAATTAGTTTATTTATTCCCCATAGGCATTTTAGGATTTCAATTCACATATTCATTTAAAAATTCTGGAAAGTGGAATGCAATGATGATATTTAAGTTTAAAAAACTATCTCCAAAAACTTTTGTAGGAGGATATATCGATACAACAGTTACCTTCTACAATACAAAAGTAAAGAAAAAGAAACTAGTTTCATCTGCTATTGAACCTATATTAGTTTTAGTTGGTAAACCTACTTTAACACTAAATGTATTAACCCCTTATGCATATGCATACAAATATAATTGGAATATTTTTATCAAGGATATAATATAAGTTATATTAAAAGAGGGTTTTAAAATGAAAATAAATAAAAAAATAATATTAATTATTATATTAATAATTATCATATCAATCGGTACTATTCATCTATTAAATAATAATAATAATTCTGGTTTTGCAAGTGGAAATGGAAGTGGAACATCAAATACTATAACTTCTAACATTGAAAAACAGTTTAATGATGGAGAAAAAATTGAAAACCTCAAAAATTTCAATGAAATGACATTTAATGAAAAAAATGGATACGTTACTAAATTAGCATCATCTAAAGGATATGGAAATTTTTATCATTATATAGATAATGGATATGAAGTATGGTATGCCTCTAATGATTCATATGTTCCAGAAAAAGCAATTCTTGTTATAATTCAAAATAAGACAGGAAATGTAGTTATCTATAATGTACCAATACCAAATTAAGATAAATATGAAAAATAAAAGATTAATATTATTAGTTATTATAATAATTTTTTTATTATTATTTGTCATTATATCCAATAATCTCACATTACAAACTGGAAGTGGCTCAGGATCATCAGAGATGACAAAGTCTATTTCTTTTAAAGAACATTTTGAAAATGGAGAAAAAGTTGATATAATTTCAAATTTTAAAACTATGACTCCAGATGAAAAAATTAGTTATATTGAAAAGTTAGCTTCATCTAAAGGATATGGGGATATTATTGAATTTGATCCAAGCGATGGATTTCAAATATGGTATGCCACAAACGATTCATATAACCCTGAAAAATCAATAGAAATAATTATCCAAAATAGCACTGGAAAAGTAGTCATATATACAGAATGATTATATAAATAATTATATAATATACTCTAATTTATATACTAAGAATTTTTCTTTTTTTTGATATATAAAATAATAAAATTTTACATTCTAATATGTTTTATTATATGAAAAAATGAACTCATATCAATTATAGGAATCATCATAATAATTATTATAATATTGATTATTTAATGAATATTCATTATAGTGGATAGTTTGAATATAGGTCTACAAGTAGATTGAAAAGATTTCAGTTATGAATCTGAATCACAGATACATAACTATTGATACAAAGTATGAATTTCTCTTGTGAAAATATTGAAAATCTTACAAATTTCAGTAAAATGACTTTTAAAGAAAAAAATGAATATGTAGATTAAATGATTCAAATGACCCTGAGAAATTAGTAAATATAATAATTCAGAAAAAAGTAGGAAAAGTGGTTATTTATTATTTAATTACAAAATAAAGTTATTTAAAATGAAACAATTATTTTGGATGAATATATCAAATAAAAATTATCCTAGATATAAAATATACAACTATACACTTTTTTTAAAAGTTTTTTAAAATTTTCAACTAATAATTAAAGATTATTTTTAAAACAAAGCTTTAATATCTAAATATTAAACTTTGATTATTTCTATATACCGAAACCTTTATATAGTATGAACAACAAGTTATATTATAGTAACAAAAACTTACTAAAAGATTTTTAATGTAATATGAATATTAATCTTAAAATAACAAACCATTTTGCATTAATCAAGCTTAAAAATTATTATTTTTATTATTATTAATTTTATAACAAATATAAATCAAAAAAGAAAGTATAACAAGCTTTGATTGATTAATAAAATATTTAAATTATATATTATTGTTACAAGAATACACTTTAACAAAATATATTAAAAATTTAAAAAAAATACTTTAAAAAAATATGCTTTAAAAGTATGATTAAAAAGATATTTTACAAAAACTTTGAAACATTATATTTTTTTATTTTTTATAAGTATTTAAACAAAAAAGGGAGTTTTTAAAAATGGAAAGACAAGAAATAAATCTTAAAGTCGCTGAAGCAATAGCTCAAAGCGATGTTGGAAGAGGGATCGCGAGAATCGATCCAGCATGTATGGAAAAATTAGATCTTCTTGATGGAGATATAATTGAAATTGAAGCAAATAAAATCACAGCTGCAAAAGCTGTTTCATCACAAAGTGATATTGGGTTAGGTGTCATTAGAATTGATGGAATATTAAGAAAAAATGCAGGAGCATCTATTGGAGGAGAAATAATCGTTAGAAAAGCTGAGGTTAAAGAAGCTAAAAAGATTGTTCTTGCACCAGTAGAACATCAAATAAGTATTAGAGGAGATGTTAGATCTGCTTTTGCAAATCAAGTAATGACACAAGGAGATATTATTGTTACCGGAGTTCGTCAACAACGTACCCCTCAACCTGGAATGGGTGGAAGTTTAATTGATGATATGTTTAGAGAAATGATGGATGTTTCTCCACTCGGTGAGATAAAGTTAGCAGTTGTTTCTACAAGCCCTGCAGGAATTGTAAAAGTTGGTCCAAACACAACTTTAGAAGTCCAAACTGAGCCAGTTGATGTTTCAAAAGTTGAAGGAATGAAAAATGTTATAGATGTTAGTTATGAAGACATCGGTGGTCTAAAGGAAGAAGTTAAAAAAGTAAGAGAAATGATTGAAATTCCTCTTAAAAGACCAGAACTATTTGAAAGATTAGGGATTTCCCCACCAAAGGGAGTTTTAATGCATGGCCCTCCAGGAACTGGTAAAACACTCTTAGCTAAGGCAGTAGCTAGTGAAAGTGATGCTCATTTTATTCTTATTAATGGTCCAGAAATAATGAGTAAATATGTAGGAGGTTCTGAAGAAAATCTTAGAGAATTCTTTGAAGAAGCTGAAGAAAATTCTCCATCTATCATATTTATAGATGAATTAGATGCAATAGCTCCAAAAAGAGAAGAAACTCAAGGAGAAGTAGAAAGAAGAACCGTTGCACAATTACTTACTTTGATGGATGGACTCAAATCAAGAGGGCAAGTTGTAGTTATAGGAGCTACAAACAGACCAGATTCTTTAGATCCAGCACTTAGAAGACCTGGAAGGTTTGACAGAGAAATTGAAATAGGTGTTCCAGACAGTGAGGAAAGAAAAGAAGTAATGGAAATACATACACGAGGAATGCCTTTAGATGAAGGTGTTGACTTAGATGAAATAGCTGATACTACACATGGATTTGTAGGAGCGGATTTAGAATCTTTATGTAAAGAAGCAGCGATGAGAGTTGTAAGAAGAATCCTGCCTGAAATAAAAGGTGATGAAGAGATACCTAAAGAAACCTTGAAAAAAATAATTGTTAAAAAAGATGACTTTAAAGAAGCTCTTAAAGAGATTCAACCTTCAGCACTTCGAGAAGTTCTAGTTCAAATCCCAGATATTGGATGGGATGACATAGGAGGACTTGAAAATGCTAAACAAGAATTACAAGAAGCTGTTGAATGGCCATTAAAATATCCTGAAAACTTTGAAAAATTTGGAGTCAAACCTCCTAAAGGAACATTGTTATTTGGTTCTCCAGGTACAGGTAAAACACTCTTAGCTAAGGCAGTAGCTAATGAAAGTGAAGCTAACTTTATAGCAGTTAAAGGTCCAGAACTTTTATCTAAATGGGTAGGAGAATCTGAAAAAGGTGTAAGAGAAGTATTTAGAAAAGCAAGGCAAACTGCACCTACAGTTGTATTCTTTGATGAAATTGATTCTATTGCAAGTACAAGAGGAGATTCCAGCGGAGATTCTGGTGTAACTCAAAGGGTGGTTAACCAGTTACTTACTGAAATCGATGGTATGGAAGAATTGCAAGATGTAGCAATTATTGCAGCAACAAACAGACCAGACATTATTGATCCAGGATTAATGAGACCTGGAAGATTCGATAGACACATCAAAGTAGAAAATCCTAATGAAGAAGGACGCCTCGCAATATTTAAAGTTCACAGTGCTGATATGCCACTTGCAAAAGATGTTAATATTAAAAAGTTAGCTAAAGAAACTGAAGATTATGTTGGAGCAGATATTGAAGCTGTTTGTCGTGAAGCTGCAATGTTAACCTTAAGAGATAATATTGAAGCTAAAGAAGTAAGTATGAAATACTTTAATAAAGCTATGGAAAAAGTTAAACCAACTTCAGATGATGGAGACATGGTGCAATATCTCTAAGTAAAGTCTGTTGATTAGATTAATGAATAGTTCTGATTAATTGATAGATTAATTAGCCACTAACCTCCTTATATTACCTCATATATAAAAAAACTATCATTAAATTGAAATCAGAAAAAATTAGAGAATTCATCTCTCCTGATGAAAACAGACAAAAAATACTACAAGATTGGAAAATCATAATTTCATATTATGAAAGTTTTTGATTTTCAAAATTTTAAAAACACCCTTTAAATCAATCTGTGGTTTAAAAACCCATTAAAGTGAGGGAATCTTAATGATTACCCTCACTTTTTTATTTTCTATTAGTAATACTTTTTATATAATTCATAATAATAAATATAGAATAACTCTTAATAAAAATAGTAATAATATACAAAATAACATAATTATAAAAAAGAATAGATACACGATAAAAAAAAGATAAAAAAATTTTATTAATAATGGTATCTAGATTATTAATAATTATATTTTGATAATGGTATTATATTATTAATAATTACAATTAATAATTACAATTAATATTATTTATGATAAAAATAATATTAAATAAAATTATTATTAGATAGAAGGATTATTAGATAAAAATATTGAAAATTTACATAAAGATGATTATAATAAAAGAAAATGGGTTGATTGAATAATTACGAGTATATATGAACGTTTAATAGAAATAAATATATCATTATTCTATTTTATAAATCATACACTAAAAAATAACTTTTTTAATTTTTTAATGCCAATTATAACAGATATAGGTAGTACTGCAGTCGTTTTCACAATAAGTACAATACTATTAATAGTTGGTATTTTAAAAAAAAATATAAAATTAAGAAGGTTAGCTATAATCGGATTAATTGCCTTTATAATTACAGCTACAATAATATTTACATTAAAAGTATCAGTAGAAGAACCTAGACCTTTTATAGTATTAAAATATGTAAACCTATTAATTATGGAAAATGACCCCTATTCTTTTCCTTCAGGACATTCAGGAAATATATTCGCATTAGCTACTGCATTTGGTCTTAACTGGACATTAAAAATAAGAGGAAAACAGTTTAAACTAGCTTGGATTCTTTATCCAATAGCATTATTAACTTGTTTTTCAAGAGTGTATATTGGTGTTCATTATCCATTCGATATTCTTATTGGAGGATTAATCGGAATATTCGGAGGTTTATTAGCTACTTTTATAGTAAATAAATATTTTAATGATATAAACTTTCTAAAAGAAAAAAAAGAATATAAGAAAATGTGATAAAAAATTTGATAATATAAATATACTAATAAAAATTATAGTAAAGAATTAATAAATAGAAAAACAAGTATATTTAGTATTAAATTATAATTACTAGCACTAGGTGTTAAAATGGATGAACATATTATAGAAGCTATGGGAAGAGCTAAAATTACTATTAAAGATGGAAAAGTTATTGATGTGGAGGATCCTAAAATAGAATATTGTCCTTTATTTCATAAACACAGAGGAATTGAAAAATTAGATAAAGAATCCATCAAAAAAAATATAGAATTTAGGATAGCCGATTTTGGAATGTGTTCAGATAATAGAGAAGTTAAAATGAAAGATTTTTTATCTTTTGGAATTTCTGAAACTATTTCAACCCTGCTAAATCAAAATGTTATCGATTGTGCAATTATGGTTTGTGAAGGATGTGGAACTGTGATTGTTGAAACTGGAGAAATGGCTCAAGGAATTGGAGGACGAGTATCTGGTCTGTTTAAAACTAGTCCCATGCCGAAAATAGTTGATAAAATTGGAGAAAAAAATGTTCTTGATCCAAAGAATGCTTTAATAGATCAAATTAAAGGTATTGAATTAGCAAAATCTAAAGGACATAAAAATATTGCAGTTACAATTGCTAACCCTGATGATGCAGAAAATATAAGAAAATTAGAAAAGAAATATAATGAAAATAATGAAAAAATAAATATATACATATTTAGTGTTCATACTACTGGTATTAAACGAGAGGGTTGTGAAAAGCTATTTGAATACTGTGATGTTATAACTTCATGTGCTTCAAAAGATATTAGAGATATTGGTGATGAAAAATCTAAGAAAAAAGTAGGAGAGTCAATACCAATCTATGCTGCAACAAACAAAGGAAAATATTTTTTAGAACTAAGATTAGAACGTATAGGAGGAATGAAGCCTAAAAAAGATCCTAAAACACCAGAACCATTAATTTAAAATATGATTTCTAATT
This genomic interval carries:
- a CDS encoding cysteine peptidase family C39 domain-containing protein, whose translation is MSFQKENKKRMFFMLLLGIMAFLSISMIGTNYASDIKQVNNNFIIKGDSGNLSSEKTYHGIITIDNNGKYHLIDNTNVITTDNNYDCGSVAVANVLKNKGKNISVKKLSNIAKTNKSGTNAYNLIRAIKKNNFYCEGLYIPYNKLKKNNIALLKNNGSGHYVVIRGIKNGKIYIIDSSRGKTYLSLKNFKSYYTGISLVITKNKYNKQFIENKKVLKNKLLKFNGGELVYLFPIGILGFQFTYSFKNSGKWNAMMIFKFKKLSPKTFVGGYIDTTVTFYNTKVKKKKLVSSAIEPILVLVGKPTLTLNVLTPYAYAYKYNWNIFIKDII
- a CDS encoding CDC48 family AAA ATPase; amino-acid sequence: MERQEINLKVAEAIAQSDVGRGIARIDPACMEKLDLLDGDIIEIEANKITAAKAVSSQSDIGLGVIRIDGILRKNAGASIGGEIIVRKAEVKEAKKIVLAPVEHQISIRGDVRSAFANQVMTQGDIIVTGVRQQRTPQPGMGGSLIDDMFREMMDVSPLGEIKLAVVSTSPAGIVKVGPNTTLEVQTEPVDVSKVEGMKNVIDVSYEDIGGLKEEVKKVREMIEIPLKRPELFERLGISPPKGVLMHGPPGTGKTLLAKAVASESDAHFILINGPEIMSKYVGGSEENLREFFEEAEENSPSIIFIDELDAIAPKREETQGEVERRTVAQLLTLMDGLKSRGQVVVIGATNRPDSLDPALRRPGRFDREIEIGVPDSEERKEVMEIHTRGMPLDEGVDLDEIADTTHGFVGADLESLCKEAAMRVVRRILPEIKGDEEIPKETLKKIIVKKDDFKEALKEIQPSALREVLVQIPDIGWDDIGGLENAKQELQEAVEWPLKYPENFEKFGVKPPKGTLLFGSPGTGKTLLAKAVANESEANFIAVKGPELLSKWVGESEKGVREVFRKARQTAPTVVFFDEIDSIASTRGDSSGDSGVTQRVVNQLLTEIDGMEELQDVAIIAATNRPDIIDPGLMRPGRFDRHIKVENPNEEGRLAIFKVHSADMPLAKDVNIKKLAKETEDYVGADIEAVCREAAMLTLRDNIEAKEVSMKYFNKAMEKVKPTSDDGDMVQYL
- a CDS encoding phosphatase PAP2 family protein, encoding MPIITDIGSTAVVFTISTILLIVGILKKNIKLRRLAIIGLIAFIITATIIFTLKVSVEEPRPFIVLKYVNLLIMENDPYSFPSGHSGNIFALATAFGLNWTLKIRGKQFKLAWILYPIALLTCFSRVYIGVHYPFDILIGGLIGIFGGLLATFIVNKYFNDINFLKEKKEYKKM
- a CDS encoding methanogenesis marker 8 protein, producing the protein MDEHIIEAMGRAKITIKDGKVIDVEDPKIEYCPLFHKHRGIEKLDKESIKKNIEFRIADFGMCSDNREVKMKDFLSFGISETISTLLNQNVIDCAIMVCEGCGTVIVETGEMAQGIGGRVSGLFKTSPMPKIVDKIGEKNVLDPKNALIDQIKGIELAKSKGHKNIAVTIANPDDAENIRKLEKKYNENNEKINIYIFSVHTTGIKREGCEKLFEYCDVITSCASKDIRDIGDEKSKKKVGESIPIYAATNKGKYFLELRLERIGGMKPKKDPKTPEPLI